Genomic DNA from uncultured Methanobrevibacter sp.:
ATAATATTAAACATAAAATAATGTTGATTTTGTATGTTCAATATATATCTTATTTAATATTTTTCTTTTAGTTGTTTAATAAAGTTTTTGTTGCTTAATTATCCAATACTATGAAATTAGTTACAATTTTCAAATATAACAGAACGTTCGTTCTCTATATCATTTCATAACATTAAAATATAATTAAAGAGGGTAAAATGCAAAATAAAATCAGACCGGACTTCTCAACTGAAAACATTGCCGAATCATTGGTTATGTTATATGGGAATTCAATATTCTTGGTTAATTTTCGCAAATGATGAACTGAATTCATTTTTGAGAAAAACTTTGATATGACATGACAGGCCATCAAATGCAGTGAAACTATTTTTTAATAATCTATTACAAAAAAAGAAAAGAGATTAATTGTGATATGCTTCACAACTTTCTCTATTTAATGCATGTTTGTGAACATGCATATGCTTAATTCCATTTTCAGTTTCGATTTCATCAAGAATTTCAACACCCTCGTGGGAATGTGTATGTTCCCCATCGTTATGGAAGTGGTAGTGAGAGTGTTCGGTATTTTTGGTATCTATTTTTTTGACTGAATCATCGAATTTTCTATCATACAACAATGCTGCATTTAAAACAACAAGACATGAACCTGCATTATGAACGATTGCACCAGTTACAGGATTTAAAAGTCCTAATACAGAACATACAATAGCCACTGCATTGATTGTCATTGAAATTGCAATATTGGCTTTGATTGTAAATAATGTGGAATTTGACAGTTTTTTAAGATATGGAATCTTACCTATGTCATCACCTAAAAGTGCAATGTCTGCAGCTTCGATTGCAACATCACTTCCGACAGATCCCATTGCAACACTTACATCAGCTGTTTTGAGTGCAGGCGCATCATTTACACCGTCACCAATCATACAGACCTGTTTGCCTTCGCTTTTGAATTTTTCAATCCATGAAAGCTTTTCTTCAGGCAGTAAATTACCATAAACCTTTCCAATTCCAACCTGTGATGCAAAGTAATTAGCAGTTTCTGTGTTATCACCAGTAAGCAATACTGTTTCGGTTCCAAGTTCATGCAAGCTGTCAATCATCTGTTTGGAATCTTCACGTATTACATCGGACAAACCGATAAGACCAACGACTTCACCATTCAATGCAACAATAATTGAGGCCTTACCTTCATTTTTTAATTTATTAAACTGTGCATCAACATTTACATCAATATTGTTTTCTGATAGAAATTTGGAGTTTCCTGCATATACATTACCATAAGAATTATTACATGTGACTCCTTTTCCAGGATACATTTTAAAGTCTTGTGGTTCTTCAATGTCGATTTCAGCTTCTTTTGCATTGTTTACAATAGCTTTAGCCAATGGATGTTCACTTAATTTCTCACATGAAGCTGTGAGTTTAAGCAGATCCAACTGGGTTAAATCCTCTTTTAAGGCAATAACATCAGAAACTTCTAAATTACCGTAAGTTAAAGTTCCGGTTTTATCGAATACCAGAGTATTAAGACCACCCAGGGTTTCAAGGGCTTCACCTGATTTGATTAAAACACCGTATTTTGTTGCCTGACCTATTGCTGCCATAATTGCAGTTGGTGTTGCTAAAATCAATGCACATGGACAGAATACTACAAGGACAGTTACTCCCCTTTCAATATTGCCTGTCACAAGCCATGCCACAATAGCTATTATCAATGCAACAGGAACAAGCCATGTTGCCCATTTATCTGCAATTCTTTGAGTTGGTGCCTGCTTTTCATCGGCGGCCTTTACAAGGTCAATCAATTTCTGAAGTGATGAGTTTTCACCCAGACTGGTTGCCTTAATATCAATTGCACCATACATGTTCATGGTTCCGCAGAATACCTCATCTCCAACTTCTTTATCAATCGGCAGAGATTCTCCTGTCATGATTGACTGGTCAAGTGATGAAGTTCCGCTTATTATTTCACCATCTACCGGAACGCTTTCACCTGGAAGAATTCTTAAGGTATCTCCGATTTTTATCTCATCAACAGGGACTACCTCTTCCACACCATCAACAATTCTTCTTCCAGTTTGAGGAGTTAAATTAATTAAATTTCTTAAACCTTTTTTGGCCCTCTCAACTGTCCAGTCTTCTAGGAGAGCCCCTAATGCCATAATCCATGCAACTTCACCTGCAGCAAATATCTCACCGATCATAAGTGATGCAACCATAGCTATTGCAATCAGCAGTGCAGATGAAATCCATTTTTCACGAATAAGCCTGGTCAAAGCCAGGAGCAACATTGGAATACCACTTATGATTACTGTTCCCCATGCGGGGTTTAAATAAACAGGAGTGTCTATTCCAAAAATCATAAAAATAACTGCTATTAATAGGAATATGCCTGAAACAATGGTCATTTTTAGTCCGAATAGAAAGTCAGTTATTTCATCAATCACACAAAACACCTCTAAGTATTACTTTTTTTGAATTTATTTAAATACCCAGTATTACTCAAAAATTTTTTAATGAGGTTTGAGCAAAATTCTGAAACTTCTTAAAAAATTAAATTCAGTAACTACTAACAGCCAAAAAGTATTACTTTTTTTGAGTTCATTTAAATACTCAGTATTACTATTTATTATTTTGACCTAAGAAGTATATAAAAGTATTACTTTTTTTGAATTCATTTAAATACCCAGTATTACTGGTAAAAATAATGTAAAGTATTTTTTCTATTTAAAAAACCTGAAGTTTTTAATTCAAAAATAATCCTATTATCTAAAAAAAGAAGTGTTATGTCAAATAATTGAGCTTTAAAAAAAAAAATTAGGGATTGATAATATCCAGAGTCTTTCTGGCAAAGACTCTGTCTTTTTCCTTTACATCTTCTGACAACTCAGAATAAGAAACCATATACTCATCCCATCTTTCTAACTTACTGGAAACATTTGAAAGGATTAGCTTTTCATCATCACTTAATCTGGACATGCAATCATCATCCAATTTTTCATGATTGAAAGCAAGGCATACAAGTCTTTAGAAACAGCTCCTGCCCACTCACACCACTGTTCATGTTCAAGAGCAGATAATTTTTCTAAAATATCATCATCCATAAATATCACTAAGGTTTCATGGCCAAATCCATTATGCTGAATGGATCTCCCTCTTTTCTAGGTGCAGGTCCGCCCATTCCAAATGCAGACTTGGCAAATTCCTTGTTCATTCTTTTTGAAACTTCGCCGAAAATCATCTTATATGCAGTACATTGCGGGTCAACCGCCTGAGGAGTCTGGTATGCTACAATTGCATTATACGGACAACCCCCTTCACAGTATTTCTTATATCTGCATTTTTTACAGTCATCATCAACAAAGTCTCTGAATTCCTGAAGTTTTGCCCATGCATCGGATTCTTTTAAATCATCAAAGCTGGGATTGCTTTTGACATTTCCCAAAACATATTCAGACATTCCAACAAATCTGTAACACGGATAAATTGAACCATCGGAACCTACAGCCAGTGTAGTTCCAATACAATCGGCAAATGTACAGAGTGTTCCTCTTCTTCTGAGTGAAGACTTGCAGATATGGTCCAAATCCATAATTGAGAATTTATCCAAATCATAAAGGTATTTATCCAGCCAGTTAACAAGGAGCTTTCCGTGCTCTTCCTGGTCAAGTGCCCACGGGTCTGCATTGTCTCCCCTGAGTGACGGAAGTGCAGCATGGATTTTCAGATTCATCTTTTCGCCTTTGAAAAAGTCATATAATTCATCGGAGAAATCCTTGGAGTAATCCGTTACTGTTAAAACAAAGTTAATAATAAGTCCTTTGCTTTTGGCAAGTTCATATTTAGACATTGTTTTGTCAAAGTAGCCGTCTCCTCTTTGATAATCATTGATTTCTTTTGGTCCGTCAATACTTGTACTTACAACAACATTGTATTTTACAAAAAGGTCAATTAAATCATCGGTTAAAAGCCATATGTTGCTTTGGAGTGAAAAACCTTCAAAATTCTCCAATTTCGAGAGTTTTTCCAGTGCATATTCATAAAAATCATAGCCTGCAAGGAGAGGTTCTCCTCCATGGAAGGTAAAGTGAACTTTATCATCCCTGAAATCACCCAGCCAGTCAATTATCTGGTCGATAATTTCTGTGCCCATCATTTCCTTTTTATTTTCAGATCCCCAACAATATTTGCAGTTTGATGGACAATTCAATGTTGGAATAATCATTACATGAAATGTCATTTTATCCGTAAACTTTGTTTAATTCATT
This window encodes:
- a CDS encoding cation-translocating P-type ATPase gives rise to the protein MIDEITDFLFGLKMTIVSGIFLLIAVIFMIFGIDTPVYLNPAWGTVIISGIPMLLLALTRLIREKWISSALLIAIAMVASLMIGEIFAAGEVAWIMALGALLEDWTVERAKKGLRNLINLTPQTGRRIVDGVEEVVPVDEIKIGDTLRILPGESVPVDGEIISGTSSLDQSIMTGESLPIDKEVGDEVFCGTMNMYGAIDIKATSLGENSSLQKLIDLVKAADEKQAPTQRIADKWATWLVPVALIIAIVAWLVTGNIERGVTVLVVFCPCALILATPTAIMAAIGQATKYGVLIKSGEALETLGGLNTLVFDKTGTLTYGNLEVSDVIALKEDLTQLDLLKLTASCEKLSEHPLAKAIVNNAKEAEIDIEEPQDFKMYPGKGVTCNNSYGNVYAGNSKFLSENNIDVNVDAQFNKLKNEGKASIIVALNGEVVGLIGLSDVIREDSKQMIDSLHELGTETVLLTGDNTETANYFASQVGIGKVYGNLLPEEKLSWIEKFKSEGKQVCMIGDGVNDAPALKTADVSVAMGSVGSDVAIEAADIALLGDDIGKIPYLKKLSNSTLFTIKANIAISMTINAVAIVCSVLGLLNPVTGAIVHNAGSCLVVLNAALLYDRKFDDSVKKIDTKNTEHSHYHFHNDGEHTHSHEGVEILDEIETENGIKHMHVHKHALNRESCEAYHN
- a CDS encoding TIGR04083 family peptide-modifying radical SAM enzyme; its protein translation is MTFHVMIIPTLNCPSNCKYCWGSENKKEMMGTEIIDQIIDWLGDFRDDKVHFTFHGGEPLLAGYDFYEYALEKLSKLENFEGFSLQSNIWLLTDDLIDLFVKYNVVVSTSIDGPKEINDYQRGDGYFDKTMSKYELAKSKGLIINFVLTVTDYSKDFSDELYDFFKGEKMNLKIHAALPSLRGDNADPWALDQEEHGKLLVNWLDKYLYDLDKFSIMDLDHICKSSLRRRGTLCTFADCIGTTLAVGSDGSIYPCYRFVGMSEYVLGNVKSNPSFDDLKESDAWAKLQEFRDFVDDDCKKCRYKKYCEGGCPYNAIVAYQTPQAVDPQCTAYKMIFGEVSKRMNKEFAKSAFGMGGPAPRKEGDPFSIMDLAMKP